One part of the Eucalyptus grandis isolate ANBG69807.140 chromosome 10, ASM1654582v1, whole genome shotgun sequence genome encodes these proteins:
- the LOC104422169 gene encoding LOW QUALITY PROTEIN: glutamine synthetase cytosolic isozyme 2 (The sequence of the model RefSeq protein was modified relative to this genomic sequence to represent the inferred CDS: inserted 1 base in 1 codon; deleted 2 bases in 1 codon), whose product MDLRSKARTLNGPVSDPSKLPKWNYDGSSTNQAPGEDSEVILYPQAIFKDPFRRGNNILVLCDAYTPAGEPIVTNKRHAAAKIFSHPNVVAEEPWYGXEQEYILLQRDVKWPTGWPVGGYPGPQGPYYCGIGADKAFGRDIVDSHYKACLCAGINISGIEGEVMPGQWEFQVGPAVGISAGDELWVGRYILERITKIAGVVLSFDPKPIQGDWNGTGAHTNYSTKSMRNDGGYEVIKKAIEKLGLRRKEHIAAYGEGNERRLTGHHETADINTFVWVRRIGCL is encoded by the exons ATGGACCTCAGAAGCAAAGCAAGA ACTCTTAATGGCCCTGTCAGCGATCCATCGAAACTTCCCAAGTGGAACTATGATGGCTCGAGCACTAATCAGGCCCCCGGGGAAGATAGTGAAGTGATCCTGTA TCCCCAAGCAATTTTCAAGGATCCATTTAGGAGGGGCAACAATATCCTG GTCCTGTGCGATGCCTATACTCCAGCTGGAGAGCCAATCGTGACAAACAAGAGGCATGCTGCTGCCAAGATATTCAGCCATCCTAATGTTGTTGCTGAAGAGCCCTG GTATG TTGAGCAAGAGTATATCCTCTTGCAGCGAGATGTGAAGTGGCCAACTGGATGGCCTGTCGGTGGCTATCCCGGTCCTCAG GGACCATACTACTGTGGCATTGGTGCAGACAAGGCTTTTGGGAGAGATATTGTGGACTCCCATTACAAGGCCTGCTTATGTGCTGGAATCAACATCAGTGGCATCGAGGGCGAAGTCATGCCAGGCCAG tgggaattccaagttggtccTGCCGTTGGCATCTCAGCTGGAGATGAATTG TGGGTAGGCCGCTATATTTTGGAG AGGATCACCAAGATTGCTGGCGTTGTCCTTTCATTTGATCCCAAGCCTATTCAG GGAGACTGGAATGGAACTGGTGCACACACAAATTACAG CACCAAGTCAATGAGGAATGATGGTGGATATGAAGTCATCAAAAAGGCAATAGAGAAGCTTGGACTGAGACGCAAGGAACACATTGCGGCATATGGTGAAGGCAACGAGCGTCGTCTCACTGGGCACCATGAGACAGCTGATATCAACACCTTCGTATGGGTAAGGAG